From Anaerolineae bacterium:
GTCGGGCCCGGCGCATGCTCGGGAGGTCCGTCAAGCACGGATGCCAGAAGTATAGTGAGGCGATGCGCCAGATGCAACCTGGGCGCAGGGGACGGCGTGCGAGCCACGAACCTGGGCGGCGCGCCGTGGGAGCGTGCCCTCGCCACAAGCTCACCGGTTGCCCGCAGCCAGGCCACCGAGGGACCAAAGGAGCCGGCACCCTCGAGCCAGGCTGAAGGCCCCCCACGCCCTCGCCCAGCCGCGGGGTCGGGTAACCCCCGAGGAGTTCGCGCGCCCACGCGCAACAGCCCTCTGGCGGCAGGCGTGCTCGTCTGGGTGCCCTCGCACCCAGGGGCGCTGAGCCCTGTAAGGGCAGACCGGAACCTGCCAGGACCCCGTCGGAGAGGGTACCTATGTGATCAGGCTATCCTCTCTAGCGCCTGCCTGCAGCAACTCTGCCACCGCCAGCGCCACCGGAGAGACGCGAAAGGCAGTGTGAGTGCGGTCTGCCATTGATCACCTGCCCATAGCCTACGGCCACCTCCCATATGCAGCCGCGCTTCTCGGCACAACCGCTGCCACTGCTACCCAACGGCGTGCCGCGCCGCACCCGAGATGCGCCCGGTCACAGGTCAGAGCAGCTCTCAAGTCCGGAAATCGCGGCGACGGGCCTGCACTGCGCGGCATCATCGGCGCGTCTCGCGACTGACCCTCAACAGGAGCGGAACAGACGCCAACTGCATCGCTGAGGAGAAGATGACTAGAGCTGCAAGGGAGACGTCGTAGAGCACTCCCATCAGCGCGCTGCCGAGGAACCAGAAGAGACCGTAGCCAGTGTTGAAAATCCCGTAAGCCGTGCCGCGCCGATTCGCTGCTACCATGGGCGCGACGGCGGCGCGCATGATCGACTCCTGCGCTCCCAGGCCTATGCCCCAGAGTGCCACTCCGACCAGCGCCACCGAGGCGCCGCCCAGGAACACGAGCGGTGCGAACAGCGCCGAGAGCAGTGAGACAGCCATCAAGATGCCAAGCCCGATGCGGTCGAAAAGGCGGCCGAAGACCAGCGCCGCCAGAGCATCGGTCGCCATGGCGAGGGCGAAGTACAGAGGAATGACGCTGCCGCGGACCACCGCCTGCTTCTGGAAGTGGAACGCGACAAGCGGAAAGTCGGCGTAACCGGCGGCAACCAGGGCGACGGCGGTAAGGTAGAGCCAGAAGGCACGCGGGAAACCGTGCGTCGTCAGCGGTGGGCTCGCCACTTCCAGGTCGCGCGGAGCGGGATAGAGCAGTCGCGCTACCAAGAGCGTGACCAGGGCGAGCACCCCCGGCACCAGCAGGGCGGCAAATCCGGCTTGGTAGCTGTCCCGTGCTGCCAAGGCCCCGGCGACGAAGAGGGCGTCGACGGTCGCGCCCATCTGGTCCAGCGCCTCGTGGATGCCGAAGCCCCAGCCGCGACCCATCTTCGCCGTGGCATGCGACAGCATGGCGTCCCGCGCAGGGGTGCGGATGGCCTTCCCCGTTCGCTCCAGGATGATGAGGAGCGCCGCCACTTCCCAACGTCCGGCCAAGGCTAGGAGCGGGACGGCGACCACCGTCAGGCCGTAGCCGACAAGCGTGATGGGCCAGTACTGCTGGGTGCGGTCGCTGATGTACCCGAAGACCAGGCGCAGACCGTAGCCGACCAATTCGCCGAAACCGGCCACGATGCCCACCGCGGCGGCGCTGGCCCCCAGGAGGGCGAGGTAAGGCCCGGTGATGCTCCGGGCCCCTTCGTACACGATGTCGCCGAAGAGACTGACGACTCCGAGCAGGACGACGAACGTTAGCGCTGTCCGCCCGGTCAGCCCCGGCAGGGCGCGCGCGGCTGCTATACCGCGTGCACCACGGTTATGCTTGCCCTGACGGTCCGACTTTGCCATCGTTGCCTCGTCTTCGCGTAGCCTCTTGTTGGCCCATTGGGGGGGCGGCGCCTACTGGCACCGCAGGCGGTCCCCTGTGCCTTGCCGGACCTGGAGACCCTACCTCAGCGGCTCGTTCCCGGTGGAAGGCGGCCGGTTTCCTCAGGTAAGGATGGTTTGGCGGTCGGTTCACCCACTAGCTGTACCAGGGCCCGACGCCAGGCATCGCCCTCATCACTGCGGATGAGGCTCCGCCTCAGGGCGTCCCTCTTGAGCACGTAGGAACGCATGTCCTCCGCGATCGCTT
This genomic window contains:
- a CDS encoding MFS transporter — protein: MAKSDRQGKHNRGARGIAAARALPGLTGRTALTFVVLLGVVSLFGDIVYEGARSITGPYLALLGASAAAVGIVAGFGELVGYGLRLVFGYISDRTQQYWPITLVGYGLTVVAVPLLALAGRWEVAALLIILERTGKAIRTPARDAMLSHATAKMGRGWGFGIHEALDQMGATVDALFVAGALAARDSYQAGFAALLVPGVLALVTLLVARLLYPAPRDLEVASPPLTTHGFPRAFWLYLTAVALVAAGYADFPLVAFHFQKQAVVRGSVIPLYFALAMATDALAALVFGRLFDRIGLGILMAVSLLSALFAPLVFLGGASVALVGVALWGIGLGAQESIMRAAVAPMVAANRRGTAYGIFNTGYGLFWFLGSALMGVLYDVSLAALVIFSSAMQLASVPLLLRVSRETRR